One genomic region from Bacilli bacterium encodes:
- a CDS encoding DEAD/DEAH box helicase, with translation MLRPYQQECIDAIKHEWFEEEHSRTLGVLPTASGKTIIAAGLIQDLIDSSKRVLFLAHRNELINQAYDKIKSFTGIECAIEKAEETSIGKDNKVVVGSIQTLCRESRLSKFPKDYFDMIIVDECHHILADSYMTILNHFNEARVLGITATPDRGDQKNLGQFFDSKAYEYTMAQGIKDGWLSPIKAQMIPLQLDIHDVSITQGDYNAGQIGSALEPYLNQIALEMLKYCKDRKTVVFLPLVKTSQKFCDLLNLYGMRAVEVNGNSKDRDQILADFEAGEYDVLCNSMLLTEGWDCPSVDCIIVLRPTKVRSLYQQMVGRGLRIAPGKKDLLLLDFLWMTERHDLCRPSVLVSKDADIAERVNQKIVDSGAGIDLIFANESAEKDIIAEREAALARELAAMRKRQLRLVDPIQYAFSIEAEDLARYQPTFVWEMGPVTEKQKDYLEKHGILADTIENCGLASLIIDKLKKRQMEGLATPKQIRYLESRGFRHVGTWSFDDATDMINRIASNNWFIPRGINAATYQP, from the coding sequence ATGTTAAGACCATATCAACAAGAATGCATTGATGCTATTAAGCATGAATGGTTTGAAGAAGAGCACTCTCGAACTTTGGGGGTGCTCCCTACAGCTTCTGGTAAAACAATCATCGCAGCTGGATTAATCCAAGACTTAATTGATTCATCTAAAAGAGTGCTATTTTTAGCACATCGTAATGAATTAATTAATCAAGCCTATGACAAAATTAAAAGTTTTACAGGCATTGAATGTGCAATTGAAAAAGCGGAAGAAACATCAATTGGAAAAGATAACAAAGTCGTTGTGGGGTCCATACAAACTCTTTGTCGAGAATCAAGACTTAGTAAATTTCCAAAAGACTATTTCGACATGATTATCGTTGACGAATGCCATCATATTTTAGCTGATTCATATATGACAATTCTCAATCATTTTAATGAAGCTAGAGTTCTTGGTATTACTGCAACTCCTGATCGTGGCGATCAAAAGAATCTAGGACAATTTTTCGATTCAAAGGCATATGAATACACAATGGCACAAGGAATAAAAGATGGGTGGTTATCACCAATTAAAGCACAAATGATACCACTTCAACTTGATATTCATGATGTTTCAATTACACAAGGTGACTATAATGCAGGTCAAATTGGTAGTGCCCTTGAACCATATTTAAACCAAATAGCACTAGAAATGCTTAAGTACTGTAAGGATAGAAAAACTGTCGTGTTCTTACCACTTGTTAAAACTAGTCAAAAGTTCTGTGACTTGTTGAATCTTTATGGAATGAGAGCGGTAGAGGTCAATGGCAATAGCAAGGATAGAGACCAAATCCTAGCTGACTTTGAAGCTGGTGAGTATGACGTTCTATGTAACAGTATGTTACTTACAGAGGGATGGGATTGTCCATCAGTGGATTGCATTATTGTCCTTCGTCCTACAAAGGTAAGAAGTTTATATCAACAAATGGTCGGTCGTGGATTACGCATCGCTCCTGGAAAGAAAGACTTATTATTACTTGACTTTCTTTGGATGACTGAAAGACACGATTTATGTAGACCAAGTGTGCTAGTTTCAAAAGATGCCGATATTGCAGAAAGAGTCAATCAAAAGATTGTAGATAGTGGAGCAGGAATAGATCTTATTTTTGCTAACGAAAGTGCTGAAAAAGATATTATTGCTGAACGTGAAGCTGCACTTGCTCGTGAACTTGCTGCAATGAGAAAAAGACAACTTAGACTTGTTGATCCAATTCAATATGCATTCTCTATTGAAGCAGAAGATTTGGCACGTTATCAGCCTACATTCGTTTGGGAAATGGGACCTGTCACTGAAAAGCAAAAAGACTACCTTGAAAAACATGGCATATTAGCTGACACAATAGAAAACTGTGGACTTGCAAGTCTTATCATTGATAAGTTAAAGAAACGCCAAATGGAAGGTTTAGCTACACCAAAACAAATTAGATACTTAGAAAGCAGAGGATTCCGTCATGTGGGTACATGGAGTTTCGATGATGCTACTGACATGATTAACAGAATCGCAAGTAATAACTGGTTCATACCTAGAGGTATTAATGCCGCTACATATCAACCTTAA
- a CDS encoding ATP-binding protein, with product MSFAFEIIKGQENRPIKLGIYGAEGIGKTSLANELPDALIVDTENGSSRINCRRIKCSSWENLIAIVKAVIDNPPICKTLVIDTLDKAESFCIDYLCQKFRKANIEDWGYGRGYTILQDEVNRLFEQLNKVIDAGIHVAVIAHGKPRKYELPEEAGAFDRWELKLTRQVGPLFKEWCDILLFCNYKTYVVTTENNTKKAQGGKRVMYTTHHACWDAKNRFNLPEELELSYKPIAHLFSGRVDVQKKAEDDSSKDKSTNHTKLQKLMEESNVRADDLEQVVIERGHYPENTKIDGFSEDFINRWIFPNWKKIVDTINKNKEGDK from the coding sequence ATGAGTTTTGCATTTGAAATTATTAAGGGTCAAGAAAATAGACCAATAAAACTAGGTATCTATGGAGCTGAGGGAATTGGTAAGACAAGCCTAGCCAATGAACTCCCTGATGCTTTAATCGTTGATACAGAAAACGGTAGTTCAAGAATCAATTGTAGAAGAATTAAATGTTCAAGTTGGGAAAATCTTATTGCCATTGTCAAAGCAGTTATTGATAATCCTCCAATCTGTAAAACGTTAGTTATTGACACATTAGATAAAGCTGAAAGTTTCTGCATTGATTATTTATGTCAAAAGTTCAGAAAAGCAAATATCGAAGATTGGGGTTACGGGCGTGGATATACCATCTTACAGGATGAAGTAAATCGTTTATTTGAACAATTAAACAAAGTAATTGATGCAGGTATTCATGTAGCAGTAATCGCACACGGTAAACCAAGAAAGTATGAATTACCGGAGGAAGCCGGGGCTTTCGATAGATGGGAGTTAAAACTCACTAGGCAAGTAGGACCTCTCTTCAAGGAATGGTGTGATATTTTACTTTTCTGTAATTACAAGACCTATGTGGTTACAACCGAAAACAATACTAAAAAAGCTCAAGGTGGAAAACGTGTAATGTACACCACTCATCATGCTTGTTGGGATGCTAAAAATAGATTCAATTTACCCGAGGAATTAGAACTTAGCTATAAACCTATTGCTCATCTATTCAGTGGTAGGGTAGATGTTCAAAAAAAGGCAGAAGATGACTCTTCAAAAGATAAGTCAACCAATCATACAAAATTACAAAAGTTGATGGAAGAGTCAAATGTTAGAGCAGACGATTTAGAACAAGTCGTTATTGAACGCGGACATTATCCAGAGAATACAAAAATTGATGGCTTTTCAGAGGATTTTATAAATCGATGGATATTCCCTAATTGGAAAAAAATCGTAGACACAATCAATAAGAATAAAGAAGGAGATAAATAA
- a CDS encoding DUF2800 domain-containing protein, protein MSQLVKSKRRVMVEAVADKLHSRTHSPSKSSIYFTCPASTKFFEMFQDEPGLEAIYGTETHTLGETLLRQSLRISNFENNEIKSAEEVIRDLTQYDDEMQKLAEGYANKAMSLIESERKRIGHDPIVFIEETLNMNWLMEGMVGTLDLGVIADDVMTVVDLKTGRSRVDSWVTKEEGKKQPNSQIGLYSLGLYHNIGKLYPIKKVRLIIVQERINHISQYELTLEELLEWEKDVVVPAIQKTLEPNPIAVPNKGCKWCPGKHVCVARKNANLELFEKSPKEVELLSDDDIEELLPKMDELIKFAEDIKAYALKRLLDGHKYKKHKLVYSRVTRSFTDNDSVAKILEDNGYEAYSKPKLLGITEIQKQLGKTKLNELLGEYITTTKGSITIATSDDEREEVNIESYKEDKSI, encoded by the coding sequence ATGTCACAATTAGTGAAATCAAAGAGAAGGGTGATGGTGGAAGCGGTGGCAGATAAATTACATTCAAGAACTCATTCACCAAGTAAGTCATCTATATATTTCACATGTCCAGCTAGTACGAAGTTTTTTGAGATGTTTCAAGACGAACCAGGACTTGAAGCTATTTATGGTACGGAAACACATACATTAGGTGAAACACTTCTAAGACAATCCCTTCGTATATCTAATTTTGAAAACAATGAAATCAAGTCAGCTGAGGAAGTCATAAGAGATTTGACACAGTACGATGATGAGATGCAAAAGCTCGCTGAAGGATACGCAAATAAAGCTATGAGTCTAATTGAATCTGAAAGAAAACGAATCGGACATGATCCAATAGTTTTTATTGAAGAAACTTTAAACATGAATTGGCTTATGGAAGGTATGGTTGGAACCTTAGACTTAGGAGTTATTGCTGATGATGTTATGACAGTAGTTGATTTAAAAACTGGTCGGTCAAGGGTTGATTCATGGGTTACAAAAGAAGAAGGTAAGAAACAGCCAAACTCACAAATTGGGTTGTACTCATTAGGACTTTACCACAACATAGGAAAACTATATCCAATTAAAAAAGTAAGACTAATCATTGTACAAGAAAGAATAAATCATATTTCTCAATACGAGCTAACTCTTGAAGAATTGTTGGAATGGGAAAAAGATGTAGTTGTTCCAGCTATCCAAAAAACACTTGAACCTAATCCTATAGCAGTTCCAAATAAGGGATGTAAATGGTGTCCTGGAAAACATGTTTGTGTGGCAAGAAAGAACGCTAATCTTGAATTATTTGAGAAATCACCAAAAGAGGTTGAATTACTCTCTGATGATGACATTGAGGAGTTGCTACCTAAGATGGATGAGCTCATCAAATTTGCTGAAGACATAAAGGCGTATGCATTGAAAAGATTACTTGATGGTCATAAATACAAAAAGCATAAATTAGTTTATTCAAGAGTAACACGCTCATTTACTGACAACGATAGTGTCGCAAAGATACTTGAAGATAACGGTTACGAAGCTTATAGCAAACCCAAGTTACTAGGAATAACTGAGATTCAAAAACAACTAGGAAAGACAAAACTAAATGAACTTTTAGGTGAATACATCACCACAACGAAAGGTTCGATCACCATTGCTACATCTGATGATGAGCGTGAAGAAGTAAACATTGAAAGTTATAAGGAGGATAAATCTATATGA
- a CDS encoding AAA family ATPase, translating into MNRIHISKLIITGEKGTSTLEFGEKLTIITGPSDTGKSYIYKCIYYLLGSKSTVPFDSSIGYDTISLVLRKGLEDITLTRKIGESQIAVTNGNDQKTYKLSGGKSETIDDFFAEFLELPKNLKVPKNEDGQTQKFSIRTLKPLLMVREDDTDIEKPILLPETGQATTAFLSCLLYLLYDQDFSEFDAEENKKTKAAKKAAVQKYIISNKEKLINQKNQLEKILNEGNIDSSNIEDVINKLQQELDQINEVINKAIIDLRETGIKIVRQEDSIRKKKVLLERYKVLESQYLADIERLGFIVQGEKIIHKHNSPAHCPFCDGEIKKRQEGSYLEASKAEVKKIIVNSEELSKTIKDTQQEINSLLKELEELQSAKNSIDNTLKNELNPKKTSIVNQINQFKTYIESTNELKIISSLLDTLETDLSNLDATVNQRKPYKPKELFAEDFKTTISNNYLRLLENVNFSPINSAEFDMSSFDIIVNGEHKKSHGKGYRSLLNSLLILSMREYINSVAIHNPHYYMIDSPLHGLSLPNGVEETQNVRRGFFKYLIDNIGDDQIIIIENVVPNDIPENVNSNPDVKIIEFTQDEENGRYGLLKGVRKS; encoded by the coding sequence ATGAATAGAATACACATTAGTAAGTTAATAATCACAGGAGAAAAGGGAACTTCTACTCTTGAATTCGGAGAAAAACTGACCATCATTACTGGTCCTTCCGACACTGGGAAATCCTATATTTATAAATGTATTTACTATTTATTGGGATCTAAGAGTACAGTACCATTTGATTCTTCAATTGGTTACGATACTATATCTTTAGTCTTAAGAAAAGGGTTAGAGGACATAACACTTACACGAAAGATTGGTGAATCACAAATTGCTGTGACCAATGGAAATGATCAAAAAACCTATAAACTTTCAGGAGGAAAAAGTGAAACTATAGATGATTTTTTTGCAGAATTCTTAGAATTACCTAAAAACCTCAAAGTTCCAAAAAATGAAGATGGTCAAACGCAAAAATTCTCTATTAGAACATTAAAACCTCTTCTTATGGTTCGTGAGGATGATACTGATATTGAAAAACCGATTTTACTTCCTGAAACTGGACAGGCAACAACTGCATTTTTATCTTGTTTGCTATATTTACTTTATGATCAGGATTTCTCTGAGTTTGATGCTGAAGAAAATAAAAAAACAAAAGCAGCCAAAAAAGCTGCTGTACAAAAATATATTATTAGCAATAAGGAAAAACTAATTAATCAAAAAAATCAGCTTGAAAAAATACTTAACGAAGGAAACATTGATTCAAGCAATATTGAGGATGTAATTAATAAACTTCAACAAGAACTTGATCAAATCAATGAAGTAATCAATAAAGCGATTATAGATCTTCGTGAAACTGGTATAAAAATTGTTAGACAAGAAGATTCAATTCGTAAAAAGAAAGTTCTTCTTGAGCGTTATAAAGTACTTGAATCTCAGTATTTAGCCGATATTGAAAGATTAGGTTTTATAGTTCAAGGAGAGAAAATTATCCATAAGCATAACTCCCCAGCACATTGTCCATTCTGCGATGGTGAAATTAAGAAAAGACAAGAAGGTTCATATTTAGAAGCATCTAAAGCTGAAGTTAAAAAAATAATTGTTAATAGTGAAGAACTATCGAAAACAATCAAAGATACACAACAAGAAATCAATTCTCTTTTAAAAGAACTGGAAGAGTTACAATCAGCTAAAAATAGCATAGATAATACACTCAAAAATGAACTTAATCCAAAAAAGACATCTATTGTCAATCAGATTAATCAGTTCAAAACTTACATTGAATCAACAAATGAGTTAAAAATAATTAGTTCTTTACTTGATACTCTTGAAACTGACTTATCCAACCTAGATGCAACGGTCAATCAACGTAAACCATATAAACCTAAGGAGTTATTTGCAGAAGACTTCAAAACAACTATTAGTAATAACTATTTGCGATTGCTTGAGAATGTAAACTTCTCACCTATTAATTCTGCTGAGTTCGATATGTCTTCATTTGACATCATTGTTAATGGAGAACACAAGAAATCACATGGAAAAGGGTATCGTTCATTGCTCAACTCACTCTTAATTTTATCAATGAGAGAGTACATTAACAGTGTAGCTATACATAATCCACATTATTACATGATTGACTCACCGCTACATGGTTTAAGTTTGCCTAACGGAGTTGAAGAAACTCAAAATGTTAGACGTGGTTTCTTCAAATACCTAATTGATAATATAGGTGATGATCAAATAATAATTATTGAGAATGTTGTTCCTAATGACATTCCAGAAAATGTGAACTCTAATCCTGATGTTAAGATAATTGAATTTACTCAAGATGAAGAAAACGGAAGATACGGATTACTAAAAGGAGTAAGAAAAAGTTAG
- a CDS encoding helix-turn-helix transcriptional regulator: protein MMISYNKLWKLLIDKGINKKQLIELTGVSSSSIAKLTKGENVTTDVLCKICKALNCDFKDIMEYIPE, encoded by the coding sequence ATTATGATCAGTTACAATAAGTTATGGAAACTACTAATAGATAAAGGAATCAACAAAAAGCAGTTGATTGAACTTACAGGTGTCAGTTCTTCTTCTATAGCTAAATTAACTAAAGGAGAAAATGTTACAACTGATGTTTTATGTAAAATTTGTAAAGCTTTAAATTGTGATTTCAAAGATATTATGGAATACATCCCAGAATAA
- a CDS encoding DNA cytosine methyltransferase: protein MSKPKIISLFSGCGGLDLGFEKAGFEISVANEFDKKIYDTYKINHPNTKLIEGDIRSLSAVDFPLNVDGIIGGPPCQSWSEAGALKGIEDERGQLFFDYIRILKEVKPKFFLAENVRGMLSNRHSDAVKNILEMFDEAGYYVTLNVANAKDYGVAQERIRVFYIGFRKDLDVDFVFPQGSTEGDNKLTLKDIIYDLKDTAVPALARNKYNPNAINNNEYFVGAFSPIFMSRNRVKGWNEQAFTVQASGRQCQLHPQAPKMEKVGVDKYQFVPGFESHYRRMTVREVARIQGFPDDFKFIYNDIDTAYKMIGNAVPVNLAYEIAIQIKKYL from the coding sequence ATGAGTAAACCAAAAATAATTTCGTTATTTTCTGGCTGTGGTGGACTAGATTTAGGATTTGAAAAAGCTGGCTTTGAAATTTCAGTTGCAAACGAATTTGATAAGAAGATTTATGATACATATAAAATTAATCATCCAAACACTAAACTTATTGAAGGAGATATAAGAAGTTTGAGTGCAGTTGATTTTCCGTTGAATGTTGATGGCATTATCGGAGGACCTCCATGTCAATCATGGTCTGAAGCTGGTGCTTTAAAGGGAATTGAAGATGAACGAGGTCAGTTATTCTTTGATTACATAAGAATATTAAAAGAGGTGAAACCTAAATTTTTCTTAGCAGAAAATGTCAGAGGGATGCTATCAAATAGACACTCTGATGCTGTTAAAAACATATTAGAAATGTTTGATGAAGCAGGATACTATGTTACATTAAATGTTGCTAACGCAAAAGATTATGGTGTTGCTCAAGAAAGAATTAGAGTATTCTATATAGGATTTAGAAAGGACCTGGATGTTGACTTTGTTTTTCCTCAAGGATCAACTGAAGGTGATAACAAGTTAACCTTAAAAGATATAATATATGATCTAAAAGATACGGCAGTACCTGCGTTAGCAAGAAATAAGTATAATCCAAATGCAATAAATAATAATGAATATTTTGTTGGTGCATTTTCTCCTATTTTCATGAGTAGAAATCGTGTAAAGGGATGGAATGAACAAGCATTTACTGTCCAAGCATCAGGTAGGCAATGTCAATTACATCCGCAAGCACCTAAGATGGAGAAAGTAGGTGTTGATAAATATCAGTTTGTACCTGGATTTGAATCTCATTATAGAAGAATGACAGTGAGAGAAGTTGCAAGAATTCAAGGATTCCCTGATGATTTTAAATTTATTTATAATGACATAGACACTGCTTACAAAATGATCGGAAATGCTGTTCCAGTAAATTTGGCTTATGAGATAGCTATTCAAATAAAAAAATACTTATAA